One Setaria viridis chromosome 5, Setaria_viridis_v4.0, whole genome shotgun sequence genomic region harbors:
- the LOC117855299 gene encoding probable sarcosine oxidase, producing the protein MAAAPTAPAGHRSDFDVIVVGAGIMGSCAAHAAASRGARALLLERFDLLHGLGSSHGDSRIIRDAYAKARYVPMVRLARRLWADAEAESGYRVLTPAPQLTFGPRDSASLLAAVRNAGAEEVDLATRWGGAFRVPDGWVTAVSEHGGGVLNATKAVAMFQALAVKKGAAVRDNAEVVGIEKGAEGGVVVRTSGGEVFRGAKCVVTVGAWASKLLRSVAGVELPIQPLHTLILYWRVKPGRERELTAKAGFPTFSSSGDPPVYGTPSLELPGLIKISCDGGPPCDPDNRNWDAGDKEVTKRVARWIEEAMPGHVDAAGGPVIRQSCICSMTPDADFVIDFLGGDFGEDVVVGAGFSGHGFKMGPAVGRFLAEMAIDGKSKTAAEAGVELGCYRINRFDGNPMGNDANKDY; encoded by the coding sequence ATGGCCGCTGCAcccaccgcccccgccggccaccgctccgACTTCGACGTCATCGTGGTGGGCGCCGGCATCATGGGCAGCTGCGCGGCGCACGCGGCGGCgtcccgcggcgcgcgcgccctGCTCCTGGAACGCTTCGACCTCCTCCACGGCCTCGGCTCCTCGCATGGCGACTCCCGCATCATCCGCGACGCCTACGCAAAGGCGCGGTACGTGCCCATGGTgcgcctcgcccgccgcctctgGGCGGACGCCGAGGCCGAGTCCGGCTACCGCGTGCTCACCCCGGCGCCGCAGCTCACCTTCGGCCCGCGCGACAGCGCctcgctgctcgccgccgtccggAACGCCGGAGCCGAGGAGGTGGACCTGGCGACGAGGTGGGGAGGAGCCTTCCGCGTCCCTGACGGGTGGGTCACCGCGGTGagcgagcacggcggcggcgtgctcaaCGCGACCAAGGCGGTGGCCATGTTCCAGGCGCTCGCCGTCAAGAAGGGCGCCGCGGTCAGAGACAACGCCGAGGTCGTCGGCATCGAGAAGGGGGCCGAGGGCGGCGTCGTGGTGAggacgagcggcggcgaggtgttCCGCGGCGCCAAGTGCGTCGTCACGGTGGGCGCCTGGGCGAGCAAGCTGCTCAGGTCCGTCGCCGGCGTGGAGCTCCCCATCCAGCCGCTGCACACGCTGATCCTGTACTGGCGCGTCAAGCCCGGCCGCGAGCGCGAGCTCACGGCGAAGGCCGGGTTCCCGACGTTCTCCAGCTCCGGCGACCCGCCCGTGTACGGCACGCCGTCGCTGGAGCTCCCGGGGCTTATCAAGATCAGCTGCGACGGCGGGCCGCCGTGCGACCCGGACAACCGTAACTGGGACGCTGGCGACAAGGAAGTCACCAAGCGGGTGGCCAGGTGGATCGAGGAGGCCATGCCGGGACACGtggacgccgccggcgggccggTGATCCGGCAGTCGTGCATCTGCTCCATGACGCCGGACGCGGACTTCGTGATCGACTTCCTCGGCGGGGACTTCGGGGAGGACGTGGTGGTCGGGGCCGGGTTCTCCGGGCACGGGTTCAAGATGGGCCCGGCGGTGGGGAGGTTCCTGGCCGAGATGGCCATCGACGGCAAGTCCAaaacggcggcggaggccggcgtggAGCTCGGCTGCTACAGGATCAACCGGTTCGATGGCAACCCCATGGGAAATGATGCCAATAAGGATTACTAG
- the LOC117859163 gene encoding uncharacterized protein — MYHDTYFSKSKKRKTVESGHDWVMRNLADSVQCYNMFRMSRELFDRLHDLLVQSYGLKSTSKSSSVEALGMFLWMVGAPQSVRQAENRLERSLETVHRNFDKVLKCIIKLAADIIKPLDPEFRTMHRRLQNPRFFPHFNNCIGAIDGTHIPVAVPSNKVVQHLCRKGFTTQNVLAVCDFDLRFTFILAGWPGSIHDMRVFNDAIDKYKDKFLHPPPGKFYLVDSGYPNRPGYLAPYKGTKYHLPEFRQGPMPKGMKETFNFAHSSLRNCVERSFGVLKMKWRILLKVPSYPMPKQSQIIIACMSLHNFIRESHMEDEDFDRCDRDENYVPHEASTSQPPQQNTQSRDEDTNMNAFRDQIASSLYNRS, encoded by the exons ATGTATCATGACACCTACTTTAGTAAAAGTAAGAAGAGAAAGACGGTTGAAAGTGGTCATGATTGGGTGATGAGAAATCTAGCAGATAGTGTGCAGTGCTATAACATGTTTAGAATGAGTAGAGAATTGTTTGATCGTCTGCATGATCTATTGGTGCAATCTTATGGCCTAAAGTCCACATCAAAGAGCTCTTCAGTAGAGGCCTTAGGAATGTTTCTTTGGATGGTTGGTGCACCTCAGTCAGTCAGACAAGCTGAGAACAGATTAGAGAGATCATTAGAAACAGTTCATCGTAATTTTGACAAAGTTTTGAAGTGTATCATAAAGCTAGCAGCTGACATAATCAAGCCCCTCGACCCTGAATTTAGAACAATGCACCGTAGGTTACAGAATCCCAGATTCTTTCCAcacttcaacaattgtataggTGCAATAGATGGCACTCATATACCAGTTGCTGTGCCAAGTAACAAGGTGGTGCAACATCTTTGTCGAAAGGGCTTCACTACACAGAATGTGCTTGCGGTCTGTGACTTTGACTTGAGGTTCACGTTTATTCTtgcgggctggcctggttcaaTACATGACATGAGGGTTTTCAATGATGCAATAGACAAGTACAAAGACAAGTTCCTACATCCCCCTCCTG GGAAGTTTTACCTAGTGGACTCTGGATACCCCAATCGGCCTGGTTACCTTGCACCTTACAAGGGAACGAAGTACCATCTTCCAGAGTTCAGACAGGGGCCGATGCccaaag gtatgaaagagacctTTAACTTCGCTCATTCATCTCTTAGGAATTGTGTGGAGAGGTCATTTGGAGTTCTTAAGATGAAGTGGCGGATTTTATTGAAAGTGCCTAGTTATCCAATGCCAAAGCAAAGTCAGATAATTATTGCATGTATGTCACTTCATAACTTTATTAGAGAGAGTCATATGGAGGATGAGGACTTTGATCGTTGTGACCGtgatgagaactatgttccTCATGAAGCATCAACCTCTCAACCCCCACAGCAAAATACTCAATCAAGGGACGAAGATACAAATATGAATGCATTCCGTGATCAAATAGCCTCAAGTTTGTATAATAGATCGTAg
- the LOC117858265 gene encoding probable sarcosine oxidase, which produces MAAPAEAPETAAGRRFDYDVIVVGAGIMGSCAAHAAASRGARALLLERFDLLHHLGSSHGESRTIRDAYPKAQYPPMVRLARRLWADAEAESGYRVLTPAPQLSMGPRDSAALAAAVGNAGAEEVDLARRWGGAFRVPDGWLAAASEHGGGVLNATKAVAMFQALAVKKGAVVRDNAEVVGIEKGPEGGVVVRTSAGEEFRGAKCVVTVGAWASKLLRSVAGVELPIQPLHTMVLYWRIKPGRELELAAGSGFPTFSSYGDPHVYSTPSLELPGLIKINYDGGPPCDPDSRDWACGGGDVAERVARWIEEFMPDHVEAAGGPVIRHSCMYSMTPDKDFVIDFLGGEFGEDVVVGAGFSGHGFKMGPAVGRILAEMAIDGKASTAAEAGVELGHFRIKRFEDNPMGNAKD; this is translated from the coding sequence atggccgcgcccGCAGAAGCTCCCGAGACCGCCGCGGGCCGCCGTTTCGACTACGACGTGATCGTGGTGGGAGCCGGCATCATGGGCAGCTGCGCGGCGCACGCGGCGGCgtcccgcggcgcgcgcgccctGCTCCTGGAGCGCTTCGACCTCCTTCACCACCTCGGCTCCTCGCACGGCGAGTCCCGCACCATCCGCGACGCGTACCCGAAGGCGCAGTACCCGCCCATGGTgcgcctcgcccgccgcctctgGGCGGACGCCGAGGCCGAGTCCGGCTACCGCGTCCTCACCCCGGCGCCGCAGCTCTCCATGGGCCCGCGCGACAgtgccgcgctcgccgccgccgtcgggaacgccggcgccgaggaggtgGACCTGGCCCGGAGGTGGGGAGGCGCCTTCCGCGTCCCGGACGGGTGGCTAGCCGCGGCGagcgagcacggcggcggcgtgctcaaCGCCACCAAGGCGGTGGCCATGTTCCAGGCGCTCGCCGTCAAGAAGGGCGCCGTGGTCAGGGACAACGCCGAGGTCGTCGGCATCGAGAAGGGGCCCGAGGGCGGCGTCGTGGTGAGGACGAGCGCTGGCGAGGAGTTCCGCGGCGCCAAGTGCGTCGTCACGGTGGGCGCCTGGGCGAGCAAGCTGCTCAGGTCCGTCGCCGGCGTGGAGCTCCCCATCCAGCCGCTGCACACGATGGTCCTGTACTGGCGCATCAAGCCCGGGCGCGAGCTCGAGCTCGCGGCGGGGTCCGGCTTCCCGACGTTCTCCAGCTACGGCGACCCGCACGTGTACAGCACGCCGTCGCTGGAGCTGCCGGGACTGATCAAGATCAACTACGACGGCGGCCCGCCGTGCGACCCCGACAGCCGCGATTGGGcctgcggaggcggcgacgTGGCGGAGCGGGTGGCCCGGTGGATCGAGGAGTTCATGCCCGACCAcgtcgaggccgccggcgggccgGTGATCCGGCATTCGTGCATGTACTCCATGACGCCGGACAAAGACTTCGTGATCGACTTCCTTGGCGGTGAGTTCGGGGAGGATGTGGTGGTCGGGGCCGGATTCTCCGGACACGGGTTCAAGatggggccggcggtggggaggaTCCTGGCCGAGATGGCCATCGACGGCAAGGCCAGTACGGCCGCAGAGGCCGGCGTGGAGCTCGGTCACTTCAGGATCAAGCGGTTCGAGGATAACCCCATGGGAAACGCCAAGGATTAA